The Nycticebus coucang isolate mNycCou1 chromosome 15, mNycCou1.pri, whole genome shotgun sequence genome has a segment encoding these proteins:
- the NAXD gene encoding ATP-dependent (S)-NAD(P)H-hydrate dehydratase isoform X1: protein MGALWLWFWRGAGAAGNPEGRWMARGVVGPACVRVLERAFSRHKSHLVKDMEHPFHLVRNIIPPLSAKKHKGQDGRIGIVGGCQEYTGAPYFAAISALKVGADLSHVFCAREAAPVIKAYSPELIVHPVLDNPDAVREVEKWLPRLHALVVGPGLGREDALLENVKGILEASRARGIPVIVDADGLWLVAQQPALVQGYQKAVLTPNHVEFGRLYDAVLGGPVDSADNHSPVLRLSQALGNVTVVQKGEQDVISDGQQVLVCSQEGSGRRCGGQGDLLSGSLGVLVHWALLAGPEKTNGSSPLLVAAFGACTLTRQCNHQAFQKHGRSTTTTDMVAELGAAFSSLFEA, encoded by the exons ATGGGCGCCCTCTGGCTGTGGTTCTGGCGCGGCGCGGGGGCCGCCGGGAACCCGGAAGGCCGCTGGATGGCTCGCGGGGTGGTAGGCCCGGCCTGCGTGCGAG ttttagaaaGAGCATTTTCCAGACATAAGTCACATTTGGTAAAGGATATGGAACACCCTTTTCACTTGGTGAGAAATATCATACCTCCTCTGTCTGCCAAAAAGCACAAAGGGCAAGATGGAAGAATAGGCATAGTTGGAGGCTGTCAAGA gtataCTGGAGCACCATATTTTGCTGCAATCTCAGCTCTCAAAGTG GGTGCAGATTTATCCCACGTGTTCTGTGCCAGGGAGGCCGCACCTGTGATCAAGGCCTACAGCCCGGAGCTGATCGTGCACCCGGTTCT TGACAACCCTGATGCTGTTCGTGAGGTGGAAAAGTGGCTGCCCCGGCTGCACGCCCTTGTTGTGGGCCCTGGCTTGGGTAGAGAGGACGCTCTTCTGGAAAACGTCAAG GGCATCCTGGAAGCGTCTAGGGCCAGGGGCATCCCTGTCATCGTGGACGCA GATGGTCTGTGGCTAGTGGCCCAGCAGCCGGCCCTTGTCCAAGGCTACCAGAAGGCCGTGCTCACTCCCAACCACGTGGAGTTCGGCAGGCTGTATGACGCCGTG CTGGGGGGTCCTGTGGACAGTGCTGACAACCACAGCCCTGTACTGAGGCTGAGCCAAGCCCTAGGGAATGTGACTGTGGTCCAGAAAGGAGAGCAAGACGTGATCTCTGATGGTCAGCAGG TGCTCGTGTGCAGCCAGGAAGGCAGCGGCCGCAGGTGTGGAGGGCAAGGAGACCTCCTGTCAGGCTCCCTGGGCGTCCTGGTGCACTGGGCCCTCCTTGCTGGGCCTGAGAAGACAAATGG GTCCAGCCCTCTCCTGGTGGCCGCCTTTGGTGCCTGCACACTCACAAGGCAGTGCAACCACCAAGCCTTCCAGAAGCACGGCCGCAGCACCACAACCACCGACATGGTGGCCGAGCTGGGGGCCGCGTTCAGCAGCCTCTTTGAAGCCTGA
- the NAXD gene encoding ATP-dependent (S)-NAD(P)H-hydrate dehydratase isoform X2 has translation MATRAGAGAAVAGAAVVALLSATLAFYWPLLNTVLERAFSRHKSHLVKDMEHPFHLVRNIIPPLSAKKHKGQDGRIGIVGGCQEYTGAPYFAAISALKVGADLSHVFCAREAAPVIKAYSPELIVHPVLDNPDAVREVEKWLPRLHALVVGPGLGREDALLENVKGILEASRARGIPVIVDADGLWLVAQQPALVQGYQKAVLTPNHVEFGRLYDAVLGGPVDSADNHSPVLRLSQALGNVTVVQKGEQDVISDGQQVLVCSQEGSGRRCGGQGDLLSGSLGVLVHWALLAGPEKTNGSSPLLVAAFGACTLTRQCNHQAFQKHGRSTTTTDMVAELGAAFSSLFEA, from the exons ATGGCCACTCGGGCGGGGGCCGGTGCTGCGGTGGCCGGCGCGGCGGTTGTCGCTCTGCTCTCGGCCACGCTCGCGTTCTACTGGCCGCTACTGAACACAG ttttagaaaGAGCATTTTCCAGACATAAGTCACATTTGGTAAAGGATATGGAACACCCTTTTCACTTGGTGAGAAATATCATACCTCCTCTGTCTGCCAAAAAGCACAAAGGGCAAGATGGAAGAATAGGCATAGTTGGAGGCTGTCAAGA gtataCTGGAGCACCATATTTTGCTGCAATCTCAGCTCTCAAAGTG GGTGCAGATTTATCCCACGTGTTCTGTGCCAGGGAGGCCGCACCTGTGATCAAGGCCTACAGCCCGGAGCTGATCGTGCACCCGGTTCT TGACAACCCTGATGCTGTTCGTGAGGTGGAAAAGTGGCTGCCCCGGCTGCACGCCCTTGTTGTGGGCCCTGGCTTGGGTAGAGAGGACGCTCTTCTGGAAAACGTCAAG GGCATCCTGGAAGCGTCTAGGGCCAGGGGCATCCCTGTCATCGTGGACGCA GATGGTCTGTGGCTAGTGGCCCAGCAGCCGGCCCTTGTCCAAGGCTACCAGAAGGCCGTGCTCACTCCCAACCACGTGGAGTTCGGCAGGCTGTATGACGCCGTG CTGGGGGGTCCTGTGGACAGTGCTGACAACCACAGCCCTGTACTGAGGCTGAGCCAAGCCCTAGGGAATGTGACTGTGGTCCAGAAAGGAGAGCAAGACGTGATCTCTGATGGTCAGCAGG TGCTCGTGTGCAGCCAGGAAGGCAGCGGCCGCAGGTGTGGAGGGCAAGGAGACCTCCTGTCAGGCTCCCTGGGCGTCCTGGTGCACTGGGCCCTCCTTGCTGGGCCTGAGAAGACAAATGG GTCCAGCCCTCTCCTGGTGGCCGCCTTTGGTGCCTGCACACTCACAAGGCAGTGCAACCACCAAGCCTTCCAGAAGCACGGCCGCAGCACCACAACCACCGACATGGTGGCCGAGCTGGGGGCCGCGTTCAGCAGCCTCTTTGAAGCCTGA
- the NAXD gene encoding ATP-dependent (S)-NAD(P)H-hydrate dehydratase isoform X3 encodes MGALWLWFWRGAGAAGNPEGRWMARGVVGPACVRVLERAFSRHKSHLVKDMEHPFHLVRNIIPPLSAKKHKGQDGRIGIVGGCQEYTGAPYFAAISALKVGADLSHVFCAREAAPVIKAYSPELIVHPVLDNPDAVREVEKWLPRLHALVVGPGLGREDALLENVKDGLWLVAQQPALVQGYQKAVLTPNHVEFGRLYDAVLGGPVDSADNHSPVLRLSQALGNVTVVQKGEQDVISDGQQVLVCSQEGSGRRCGGQGDLLSGSLGVLVHWALLAGPEKTNGSSPLLVAAFGACTLTRQCNHQAFQKHGRSTTTTDMVAELGAAFSSLFEA; translated from the exons ATGGGCGCCCTCTGGCTGTGGTTCTGGCGCGGCGCGGGGGCCGCCGGGAACCCGGAAGGCCGCTGGATGGCTCGCGGGGTGGTAGGCCCGGCCTGCGTGCGAG ttttagaaaGAGCATTTTCCAGACATAAGTCACATTTGGTAAAGGATATGGAACACCCTTTTCACTTGGTGAGAAATATCATACCTCCTCTGTCTGCCAAAAAGCACAAAGGGCAAGATGGAAGAATAGGCATAGTTGGAGGCTGTCAAGA gtataCTGGAGCACCATATTTTGCTGCAATCTCAGCTCTCAAAGTG GGTGCAGATTTATCCCACGTGTTCTGTGCCAGGGAGGCCGCACCTGTGATCAAGGCCTACAGCCCGGAGCTGATCGTGCACCCGGTTCT TGACAACCCTGATGCTGTTCGTGAGGTGGAAAAGTGGCTGCCCCGGCTGCACGCCCTTGTTGTGGGCCCTGGCTTGGGTAGAGAGGACGCTCTTCTGGAAAACGTCAAG GATGGTCTGTGGCTAGTGGCCCAGCAGCCGGCCCTTGTCCAAGGCTACCAGAAGGCCGTGCTCACTCCCAACCACGTGGAGTTCGGCAGGCTGTATGACGCCGTG CTGGGGGGTCCTGTGGACAGTGCTGACAACCACAGCCCTGTACTGAGGCTGAGCCAAGCCCTAGGGAATGTGACTGTGGTCCAGAAAGGAGAGCAAGACGTGATCTCTGATGGTCAGCAGG TGCTCGTGTGCAGCCAGGAAGGCAGCGGCCGCAGGTGTGGAGGGCAAGGAGACCTCCTGTCAGGCTCCCTGGGCGTCCTGGTGCACTGGGCCCTCCTTGCTGGGCCTGAGAAGACAAATGG GTCCAGCCCTCTCCTGGTGGCCGCCTTTGGTGCCTGCACACTCACAAGGCAGTGCAACCACCAAGCCTTCCAGAAGCACGGCCGCAGCACCACAACCACCGACATGGTGGCCGAGCTGGGGGCCGCGTTCAGCAGCCTCTTTGAAGCCTGA